The Campylobacter sp. RM10537 genome has a segment encoding these proteins:
- the pepT gene encoding peptidase T, producing MNYKQLQIDNFFNYLAIPSQSNAKVQNLPSSKGQYDLALLLKKELENLGLSDILLQDNAILTARLKGNSKKKSVGFCAHLDTVDVGLSDIIKPQILKFEGKPLCLNKEKNIICDPKDYPELLKYMDEEIIFSDGTSVLGADNKAAISTIMTLLHYLVHEKCEHGDVYVSFVPDEEIGLRGSKMLDLKYFKPDFAFTIDCCELGELVFETFNAGSAFIEIQGVSAHPMSAKGVLLNPTLIGIDIANCFDRLQTPENTENDEGYIWVQEFHSDQIKASLYLNIRDHNKQKYEEKKQYIKEVVNFMQKRYKRSIITLKIEDVYSNLKDSMNEYNKIGLEILHQAFNECNIKPKTFPMRGGTDGSALALKGLFMPNFFTGAHNFHSAFEFLPLKSFYQSFEVAKNIIKIASTK from the coding sequence ATGAATTATAAACAACTTCAAATTGATAATTTTTTTAATTATCTAGCTATACCTTCTCAAAGCAATGCAAAGGTTCAAAATTTACCTAGCTCGAAAGGACAATATGATTTAGCACTTTTATTAAAAAAAGAGCTTGAAAATTTGGGACTTAGTGATATTTTATTGCAAGATAATGCTATATTAACTGCAAGACTCAAAGGAAATTCAAAGAAAAAAAGCGTGGGTTTTTGTGCTCATTTAGATACTGTAGATGTTGGTCTTAGTGATATTATAAAACCTCAAATTTTAAAATTTGAAGGTAAGCCTTTATGTTTAAATAAAGAGAAAAATATCATATGCGATCCTAAAGATTATCCTGAACTTTTAAAATATATGGATGAAGAGATCATATTCTCAGATGGAACTAGTGTTTTAGGAGCTGATAATAAAGCGGCAATTTCAACTATCATGACTTTGCTGCATTATTTAGTCCATGAAAAGTGTGAACACGGAGACGTTTATGTAAGTTTTGTTCCTGATGAAGAAATAGGGCTTAGAGGATCTAAAATGCTTGATCTTAAATATTTTAAGCCTGATTTTGCTTTCACGATTGATTGTTGTGAGCTTGGAGAATTAGTATTTGAAACTTTTAATGCAGGATCGGCTTTTATAGAAATACAAGGAGTGAGTGCTCATCCTATGAGTGCTAAAGGAGTGCTTTTAAATCCTACTTTAATAGGAATAGATATAGCTAATTGTTTTGACAGATTACAAACTCCAGAAAATACAGAAAATGATGAAGGTTATATTTGGGTGCAAGAATTTCATTCTGATCAAATAAAAGCAAGTTTATATTTAAATATTAGAGATCATAATAAACAAAAATATGAAGAAAAAAAACAATATATTAAAGAAGTGGTTAATTTCATGCAAAAACGGTATAAAAGATCAATTATAACTTTAAAAATCGAGGATGTGTATTCTAATTTAAAAGATAGCATGAATGAATATAATAAAATAGGCTTAGAAATTTTGCATCAAGCTTTTAATGAATGTAATATAAAACCAAAAACTTTTCCTATGAGAGGAGGAACTGATGGGAGCGCTTTAGCTTTAAAAGGTTTATTTATGCCAAATTTTTTTACTGGGGCGCATAATTTTCATTCCGCGTTCGAATTTTTACCTTTAAAATCTTTTTATCAAAGTTTTGAGGTGGCAAAAAATATTATAAAAATTGCATCAACAAAATAA
- a CDS encoding CynX/NimT family MFS transporter has product MQNSFLFNMQRIGVAFIIFSVYAVFSASWASTGSLMPLIKADLGLDNQKATLITSIVVVAKIFGASFTAFLIYKFGLKKGYFLGCLLMSSSVFLAFIESYLGILIVRFLMGLGSACALVCLVPITQQWFEKKSLHFMISINTNSNIVGYIIGILFAESISNYFGNWRYSLSFYAWINLVLIILWIFIGKDKKIDEKQEKIDNKKELLSAIKSPLTWGMIIFYMGPILFLNSIFTFLPTFYVEYAGFTKELAEVAKKEIPVLANVAIIFGPFIGIYFKRKGYSFKKMLLVGSLCMLLSGICMLFLKKWIMVEFFAILSGLFFSLWWPFFFNLPSELKDTNPHRSAYIMSTFWTITFIILSLNLEIVSFSVDKTKSFTIGFTYMFILILVSAVASLFVFPKKDHFIEGGK; this is encoded by the coding sequence GTGCAAAATTCATTTTTATTTAATATGCAGCGTATAGGCGTTGCTTTTATTATATTTAGTGTTTATGCTGTTTTTAGTGCTTCTTGGGCTTCTACTGGATCTTTGATGCCTCTTATAAAAGCGGATTTGGGATTAGATAATCAAAAAGCAACTTTAATTACAAGTATTGTTGTTGTCGCAAAAATTTTTGGTGCTTCTTTTACAGCTTTTTTAATTTATAAATTCGGACTTAAGAAAGGATATTTTTTAGGTTGTCTTTTGATGAGTTCAAGTGTGTTTTTAGCTTTTATAGAAAGCTATCTGGGAATTTTAATAGTACGTTTTTTAATGGGGCTTGGTTCAGCTTGTGCATTAGTATGTTTGGTTCCTATTACTCAACAATGGTTTGAAAAGAAAAGTTTACATTTTATGATTAGTATTAATACAAATTCAAATATAGTTGGCTATATCATCGGAATTCTTTTTGCCGAAAGTATTTCAAATTATTTTGGAAATTGGCGTTATTCTTTGTCTTTTTATGCGTGGATTAATTTGGTATTAATTATTCTTTGGATTTTTATAGGAAAAGATAAAAAGATAGATGAAAAACAAGAAAAAATAGACAATAAAAAAGAGTTGTTATCAGCTATTAAATCGCCTTTAACTTGGGGTATGATTATCTTTTATATGGGGCCGATTTTATTTTTAAATTCTATTTTTACATTTTTGCCTACATTTTATGTGGAGTATGCAGGCTTTACTAAAGAATTAGCTGAAGTAGCTAAGAAAGAAATTCCTGTTTTAGCAAATGTAGCTATTATTTTTGGACCTTTTATAGGAATTTATTTTAAAAGAAAGGGCTATTCTTTTAAAAAGATGCTTCTAGTTGGAAGTTTGTGTATGCTTTTAAGTGGAATTTGTATGCTTTTTTTAAAAAAATGGATTATGGTAGAATTTTTTGCTATTTTATCAGGTTTATTTTTTTCTCTATGGTGGCCTTTTTTCTTTAATCTTCCTTCGGAATTAAAAGATACAAATCCGCACCGTAGTGCTTATATTATGAGTACTTTTTGGACAATAACTTTTATCATTTTATCGTTAAATCTTGAAATTGTATCATTTAGTGTAGATAAAACTAAAAGTTTTACTATAGGTTTTACTTATATGTTTATTTTGATTTTGGTTTCAGCTGTTGCATCGTTGTTTGTTTTTCCTAAAAAAGATCATTTTATAGAAGGAGGAAAATAA